Within Micromonospora narathiwatensis, the genomic segment TGGTGCCGTAGCCCTGGCAGACCGTGCAGGGCCGGGCGGAGACCACCTGGCCGAGGAAGGTCCGCTGCACCGACTGCACCTCGCCCCGCCCACCGCACGCCTCACAGGTGGCGAGGTGGGTGCCGGCCGCGGTGCCCGCGCCGGAGCAGGTGGTGCAGAGCACGGCGGTGTCGACCGTGATCGGGGCCTCGACGCCGAACGCGGTCTCGTTGAGGTCCAGCTCCAGCCGCAGGATCGCGTCCGCGCCCGGCCGGGTACGCGGGCGCGGGCCGCGCGCACCCCCGGCGGCGCCGCCGAAGAACGCGTCCATGATGTCCTGGAACCCGACGAACGGGCCGGCGCCGCCCGGACCACCCGGCCCGGCGCCCCCGCCGCCCGGCGCGAGTGGATCGCCGCCCAGGTCGACGATCTGCCGTTTCCGGTCGTCCGAGAGGACCTCGTACGCGGCGTTGATGTCCTTGAACTTCTCCTGTGCCTCCGGGTCCGGATTGACGTCCGGGTGGAACTGCCGCGCCAGCTTGCGGTAGGCGCGCTTGATCTCGTCGTCGGAGGCCTCCCGGCTGACGCCGAGAATGCCGTAGTAGTCCCTGGCCACTGCGTTCCGTGTCCTCATGTTCGTCTCGCGTTGCGCCGGTCGCCGGCCTCATGCCGGCCGTCGCCCCTGACTGGTCAGTTCTGGGCCAGCAGCTCGCCCACGTAGCGTGCCACGGCCCGCACCGTGGCGATGGTGGCGGGGTAGTCCATCCGGGTCGGCCCGAGCACCCCGAGGCCGCCGACGATGGTGCTGCCGGGGCCGTACCCGGTGCTGACCACCGAGGCGGCCCGCAGGTTGTCGAACTCGTTCTCGTCGCCGATGAGCACCCGGGTGGTGCTCGGCTCGGTCTCACCGATGAGCTTGAGCAGCACGACCTGTTCCTCGAGCGCTTCGAGGATGGGTCGCAGCGTGCCCTGGAAGTCCAGCAGGCCGCCCCGGGTGAGGTTGGCCGTGCCGGCCAGCGCGATGCGTTCCTCGTGCCGCTCGACCAGCGTCTCCAGCAGCACGGTGGAGAGCGTGGTCATGGCCGGACGCAGGTGCGGCGCGGACTCGTCCACCAGCGCCTGGACCAGGGGTGGGGTGTCCGACAGCCGGGTGCCGACCAGCTTCTCGTTGACCAGCCGGCGCAGGTCGGTGACGTCGTCGGCCGGGACCGGCCCGGGCAGCTCGACCAGCCGCTGCTCGACCCGGCCGGTGTCGGCGATCATGACCACCATCAGCCGGGTGGTGGAGACCGGCACCAGCTCCAGGTGGCGCACCTTGGAGCGGGCCAGGCTCGGGTACTGCACCACGGCGACCTGCCGGGTGAGCTGGGCCAGCAACCGGACCGTGCGGTGCACCACGTCGTCCAGGTCGACCGCGCCGACCAGGAAGCGCTCGATGGCCCGGCGCTCGGCCGGGCTGAGCGGCTTGACCCGGGAGAGCCGGTCGACGAAGAGCCGGTAGCCGCGGTCGGTGGGCACCCGGCCGGCGCTGGTGTGCGGCTGCCGGATGTAGCCCTCGTCCTCCAGGACGGCCATGTCGTTGCGCACCGTGGCCGGGGAGACGCCGAGCTGGTGGCGCTCGACCAGGGACTTGCTGCCGACCGGCTCCTGCGTGGCGACGTAGTCCTCGACGATCGCGCGGAGCACGGCGAGCTTGCGGTCGTCGAGACCCATCTCCCCACCTCCTGACGCACCTCGGCCCGCCCGGCGCCCGGCGCGGCCTGTTCCGACCAGGCGACCCGCGGTACCGGCCGAGCGTCTGGCACTCGACTGTAGCGAGTGCCAGTCTACGTCGGCGTACCCACCGACGCGATGATCAGTGACGGACCCCCGGTGCGGCCCGCCGGACGCTTCGCCAGAGCCGAACAGCCGGACATCCAGAACGGTGTCGCTCTGGCGCATCCTTGCGAACGGGACCTAACGTGACGTCCATGACTGAACCACCTCGCCCTCCCGGAGCGGGGGACCCCGGCGCCCAGTCGCCGGGCGGGACCCCGCCGTCGGCACCATACGGCTCGTCGGCGAACGAGCCCCCCACCGCACCACTGTCCGGGGCAGCCGGCGGCCCCGGCTATCCCCCGCCCGGTGGCTATCCGCCGCCGGGTGGCTACCCACCGCCGGGTGGTTACCCGCCGCCGGGCGGCTACGCCAGCAATGAGGACAAGACCTGGGCACTGGTCGCGCACTTCGGCGGCGCCGCGGGCATGTTCCTCGGCGGCGCCGTGCTGGGCTGGGTCGCCCCGCTGATCGCCCTGCTGGCCCGGGGCAACCAGTCGCCGGCCGTACGGGCGCACGCCGTGGCGGCGCTCAACTTCCAGCTTCTCTGGTCGATCATCGGCCTGGTCGGCTGGGTCCTGGTCTGCGCCGTGATCGGCTTCATCCCGGTGGGCGCCGCCTACCTCATGGGCATCATCTTCGGGATCGTCGCCGGCCTCAAGGCCAACGAGGGGCAGCTCTACCGCTACCCCGCTTCGGTGAGCATGATCAAGTGATCCTCGACCCGGCCGGTCCACGGACCGGCCGGGTCCCTCGCCCGGTCGCGGCTCACCTCGGGCGGTCAGGGCAGCAGGTCGCGAACCACCGCATCGGCCAGCAACCGGCCGCGCAGGGTGAGCACCGCCCGGCCAGCCGCGTACCCGTCGGCGGTCAGCAGACCGTCGGCCAGCGCCCGCCGTGCGCCGGCCCGGCCCGCCTCGTCCAGCACCTCCAACGGCAGGCCCGTGGCGAGCCGCAGCCGCAGCATCACGTCCTCCATGTGCGCCTCGTCGGGGGTGAGCACCTCCCGGGCCAACCCGGGTGACTCCCCCGCGGCCAGGCGTCCGGCGTACGCGGTCGGATGTTTGACATTCCACCAGCGCACCCCGCCGACGTGGCTGTGCGCCCCCGGGCCGAGGCCCCACCAGTCGCCGCCCGACCAGTAGAGCAGGTTGTGCCGGCACCGGGCCGCCGCGGAGCGGGCCCAGTTGGAGACCTCGTACCAGGAGAACCCGGCCCCGTCGAGGGCGGCCTCCGCGGCCAGGTAGCGGTCCGCCGCCACGTCGTCGCTGGGGTACGCCAGCTCGCCGCGGCGCATCCGCGCGGCCAGCCGGGTGCCCTCCTCCACGATCAGGGCGTACGCGCTGACGTGGTCCACGCCCGCCGCCACCACCTGCTCCAGCGAGGCGGCGAAGTCCTCCGCGCGCTCCCCCGGCGTGCCATAGATCAGGTCCAGGTTCACGTGGTCGAACCCGGCGTCCCGCGCCTCCAGCGCCGCGGCGGTGGCCCGGCCGGCGCTGTGTTTCCGGTCCAGGACGGCCAGCACCCCGGGCGCGGCGGACTGCATGCCCAGCGAGATCCGGGTGTAGCCGGCCGCCCGCAGCGTCTTCAACGACTCCGGGGTGACCGACTCGGGGTTGGCCTCGGTGGTCACCTCGGCGTCGGCGGCCAGCCC encodes:
- the hemW gene encoding radical SAM family heme chaperone HemW, with the protein product MPGALPEGEPVPVDGSLPAAALRTVGARGFGVYVHVPFCASRCGYCDFNTYTSAELGGGASRETYAETVLAELALAARVLGDTPPPRVDTVFVGGGTPTLLPADELARVLDGIDRTWGLAADAEVTTEANPESVTPESLKTLRAAGYTRISLGMQSAAPGVLAVLDRKHSAGRATAAALEARDAGFDHVNLDLIYGTPGERAEDFAASLEQVVAAGVDHVSAYALIVEEGTRLAARMRRGELAYPSDDVAADRYLAAEAALDGAGFSWYEVSNWARSAAARCRHNLLYWSGGDWWGLGPGAHSHVGGVRWWNVKHPTAYAGRLAAGESPGLAREVLTPDEAHMEDVMLRLRLATGLPLEVLDEAGRAGARRALADGLLTADGYAAGRAVLTLRGRLLADAVVRDLLP
- a CDS encoding DUF4870 domain-containing protein, coding for MTEPPRPPGAGDPGAQSPGGTPPSAPYGSSANEPPTAPLSGAAGGPGYPPPGGYPPPGGYPPPGGYPPPGGYASNEDKTWALVAHFGGAAGMFLGGAVLGWVAPLIALLARGNQSPAVRAHAVAALNFQLLWSIIGLVGWVLVCAVIGFIPVGAAYLMGIIFGIVAGLKANEGQLYRYPASVSMIK
- the hrcA gene encoding heat-inducible transcriptional repressor HrcA, with amino-acid sequence MGLDDRKLAVLRAIVEDYVATQEPVGSKSLVERHQLGVSPATVRNDMAVLEDEGYIRQPHTSAGRVPTDRGYRLFVDRLSRVKPLSPAERRAIERFLVGAVDLDDVVHRTVRLLAQLTRQVAVVQYPSLARSKVRHLELVPVSTTRLMVVMIADTGRVEQRLVELPGPVPADDVTDLRRLVNEKLVGTRLSDTPPLVQALVDESAPHLRPAMTTLSTVLLETLVERHEERIALAGTANLTRGGLLDFQGTLRPILEALEEQVVLLKLIGETEPSTTRVLIGDENEFDNLRAASVVSTGYGPGSTIVGGLGVLGPTRMDYPATIATVRAVARYVGELLAQN
- the dnaJ gene encoding molecular chaperone DnaJ: MARDYYGILGVSREASDDEIKRAYRKLARQFHPDVNPDPEAQEKFKDINAAYEVLSDDRKRQIVDLGGDPLAPGGGGAGPGGPGGAGPFVGFQDIMDAFFGGAAGGARGPRPRTRPGADAILRLELDLNETAFGVEAPITVDTAVLCTTCSGAGTAAGTHLATCEACGGRGEVQSVQRTFLGQVVSARPCTVCQGYGTTIPHPCPTCAGDGRVRTRRSLTVKIPAGVEDGMRIRLAQQGEVGPGGGTAGDLYVEIHERPHDVYSRKGDDLHCRVTVPMTAAALGTRLTIKTLDSEETVDVKPGTQPGSTLRLRARGVPHLRGTGRGDLYVHLDVRTPTKLDAEQERMLREFAKTRGEEVAELTKQGGFFSRMRDAFNGHA